Within Acidimicrobiales bacterium, the genomic segment GTCTGCTCACGTCGCCTGTCTCGAGGACGTCGATCGTCGTGGGCAGACTGGTCGGTTCAGCCGTTCTCGGGTTGCTGCAGTCGATCATCTTCGTCGTCGTCTTCTCGATCTTCGGTGTGCGGATCCCGGGAGGGTTGGCGGCCGTGTCGGTCCTGGCCGTGACGGCAGTGCTCCTGGCCGTGGCAGTGGGTGGTCTCGCAGCGGCCGTCGGGTTGAGGACCGGACAACAGGAGGCCGTCCAGAACAGCTTTCCGCTGGTGTTCATCGTGCTGTTCATGTCGTCGGCCTTCTTCCCCGCACAACTCATGTCGGGGTGGTTCGGTGCCATGGCCCGGAACAATCCCCTGACGTGGATGATCGACGCGGTGAGGTCGGTGGTCGTCGACGGTTTCGCGGTCGACGACGCGTTCGTCGCGTTCGGAGTGGCTCTATGCGCTGCCGTGGCGGCCGTGGTGGTAGCCCTCCGGCAGCTTGCGTGGCGTCTGAGGGTTGCGCCGTGACCCTGGACGTCCGAGCCGGAGAAGGGCTGGATGCCGAGTACCACGCGGATTCTTCTGCCGCGTGGTCGGCGGCGAAGGTGATCCGCGTCGTGGGGGAGTTGGCCCGGCGGAACCTCTATGCCATGCTGCGCATCCCAGGCACGGTCATCCCCGTGGTGGTGATGCCGATCTTTCTGGTTCTCGCCTTCAGCGGCGCGTTCGGAGCGCTCGACCGCCTTCCCGGATATCCCGCTCCGGACATCCTCGACTGGATGGTGCCGTACGCGATAGTGCAGGGTTCTGCGTTCGCGGGTCTGGGTGCCGCGTTCTCCGCAGGACGAGACCTCGAGGGAGGATTCTTCGACCGCCTGCTCGTCTCGCCGTCACCTCGCTTCGCGCTCGTCGCCGGCCCCGTGGTCTACTCAGCCCTCCGCCCGCTGCTGCCGATGGCGATCGTCCTCCCTCTCGGTTTGCTCGGCGGCGCTCGCCTGCGAGGCGGACTACTGGGTTTTGCCTCCCTGGTGGTCGCCTCGGTCGGTACGGCGGTGGCGGCGGCACTGTGGGGGCTCGGTGTCGTCTACAGGACGCGAACCCAGCGCAGCGGAGGGCTGGTGCAAGTGGGGATTCTCCTCACGCTGTTCCTGTCCACCGTGCAGGTTCCACTCGACCTCATGACCGGTTGGCTGCACGCGGTGGCCCGTGTGAACCCGATGACCAACGTGCTGAGGCTCGCCCGGGAAGGGTTCCTCGGTCCCGTCACCTGGGATCAGACATGGGGCGGTCTGGTGGCGCTGGCCTGCGGGTGGATACTCCTCGGTTGGTTCGCCTGGCGAGGTCTGAAGCAGTTGGAGATCGGGAAGAGCTGACGGGTCGGTCGCACCGACATCGGTCAAGTCGCTGCCAGGAGATCGGTCATCTCGCTTCTCGCGAACGCGTCGGGGGTATGGCCGACTCGTTCACATGACGCCGCGGTACTCGCCGCCGTCGACGAGAAGCGAAGTTCCCGTTATGAAGCGGGCGTGTTCCGAGCAGAGGAATGCCACCACCGCCCCGAAGTCTCGAGGATCCCCCACGAAACCCACCGGGATGCGTCGGGCCACCTGATCGAGATCTCCGGCCAGCCGGCGTAGTCGCTCCGTGGCGTGCGAGCCGGGCTGCACCGTGTTCACCGTGACTCCGTCCCGGGCGACGGCGTCGGCGACGGTGTCGAGGTATCCCGTCACCGCGGCCCGGATGGTGTTGGAAGTGATGAGATCCGGTCGCGGCTGGCGGACGGTGATCGACGTGATGGCCACGATCCGGCCCCACCTCTGGGCGCGCATCGTGGGGAGTGCCTCCTCCACCATTGCGATGGCGGACATGAGGTTGAGGTCCACCGCGTCCCTGTAGTCGTCGAGCCCGACCTCGCCGAGGGCTCCCGGCTTGGGGCCGCCGGCGTTGACGACCAGGATGTCCAGACCCCCGAGACGCTCGCGTGCGGTCCTCACGAACTCGACCGCCTGATCGACCGAACTCAGGTCGGCCCTAATCGCGGGCGCTCCGCCGAGCGCCTCCGAGGCGCGTGCGAGCCGGTCCTCGTCACGCCCGCAGATGGCCACTTCAACTCCCTCGGCCGCCAGCGCCTGGGCACACGCGAATCCCAGACCCGCACTCGCGGCGGCGACCGCGGCTCTTCTTCCGGCAATCTGCAAGTCCACCCATGGACCTCCTATGAGGCACCCGAGCTCGAGCCGCAGAGAATCTACGTGAGGCGGGAGAGAATGTGCTCATGAGGGTCGTCTCCCTCCTCCCATCGGCGACCGAGATCGTCGCGTCGCTCGGACGTGGCGACTGGTTGGTCGGCCGGTCCTCCGAGTGTGACCACCCGAGTTGGGTGAGGAGACTCCCGGTGGTCTCGCGTGCCCGGCTCGAACCCGGGCTCGGGCTCGACGAGATCGACAGGCGCGTCTCCGAGCAGATCCGGGGCGGTGAGCCTCTCTACGAGTTGGACGTCGGTCTCTTGGAGGAACTTCGTCCCGACCTGGTCGTCACGCAGGACCTCTGCCCCGTGTGTGCCGTTTCGTCCGAGCGAGTGCTGGGAGCGTTGGAGTCGTGCGGATTCGGCAGCTCGCGCATCCTGGCGCTCGACCCGCACACCCTGGAGGACGTCCTCGACGACATAGCCCGCGTCGGCGAGGTCCTCGATTGCCGTGATCGTGCGGCAAGTCTGGTCGCTCGACTCAGGGCCAGGATCGACGCGGTCATGGAATCCCATCGTCCGGTGAGGCGGCCGAGGGTGGCGGTGCTGGAGTGGGTGGATCCGCCCTATTCGGCCGGGCATTGGATACCCGAGATGGTGCACCTCGCCGGTGGTGAAGAGGTGACGGGCGCCGTCGGAGAGCCTTCCCGCGCCATCACCTGGGAGTCGCTCGCGGACGCTCGACCGGACATCATCGTGGTCGCCCCGTGTGGGTTTCGACTCGCCGACGCAGAGGAGCAGGCCGCCCGGGTGTTGCAGCGGGCCGAACTGGCGGACACGGCGGCGGTGCGGTCGGGGCGAGTCCACGCAGTAGACGCCGACGCCGAGTTCGCCCGCCCGGGGCCACGGTTGGTGGACGGCGTCGAGACCCTCGCCAGAATCGTCAGGGGGTCCTAGCACGTCGAGCTCGAGAGTATCCGGGGTGTGCGCCGCGGACCGTGTGGTGCTCGCAGAGGCGTTTGCGTCATCTGGCGGTCGGCACGAAGGGGAAGAGATTCTGGCGGGTTGCACCCCCTGAGGAAGGCGATGGCTCCCGCCGGGTGTCTGACGGGGCTTGCGTATTGGGGATCGACCGCCGGGGTCGTGGGAATGTTGCCGGCCCGCCTCGGTGACATCGAGGCGGCACTCGGTCGGCTGCAGTACGCAGCAGCCGCGTGTGCCAGCTTCGGGGTCCGACCATGGCGTCGTCGGGCAGAGCGAGCAGCGGCGGAGCTGCGCTCGTCGGGCGGGAAGCCCGAGTTGTCAGCTCGCCTCGCGCACCGAGAACGACACCCTCCAGCCCTCCTCCGAGGTGTCGTCTATCGAGAATCGCCACGTGTAGCGGCGCCCCGGGGGGAGCGCTACCGGTCCGAAGTTGATGGCCAGCGGGACGTCGAGGGGTGTTCCCGGCTGGAGACCGGGCGGCCTTCCGGCCTCGAAGGTCCCGCCGACCAGAACCGGCCGGTCGTTCGCCATCACGGGGGAGAAGTCCTCGTCGAGGAGCTCCACCTTCCAGTCGTGCACCTCGTTGGCGCGGTCCCAGGGAACCCGGATCAGGATCGCCAAGGCCATCGGAGTCGGTGCGGGGCCCACCAGTGATACCCCTCCCCCGAGGATGTAGAGCTTCCGGTCGGCGACCTGTGCCGCGTCCGCCAGGAGCATCGTCACCTCGAACGTCGGCGAGCGCAGTCCGTCGATCGTCATCGCCCGCACGCTAGTTCCGTCCCAGTCGGGCGTCCCAAAGGGTTTGGCCGGGCCGCGGTGGCCGTGTGGCGATCGAGCGGCCTCTACGCCATGCTTGGGTGATGCTCTCGGGCGAGGTGGAATTTCGGAGGTGACCGTGGCCGACGAGAAGACCAGCGGAGCAAC encodes:
- a CDS encoding 3-oxoacyl-ACP reductase, whose translation is MDLQIAGRRAAVAAASAGLGFACAQALAAEGVEVAICGRDEDRLARASEALGGAPAIRADLSSVDQAVEFVRTARERLGGLDILVVNAGGPKPGALGEVGLDDYRDAVDLNLMSAIAMVEEALPTMRAQRWGRIVAITSITVRQPRPDLITSNTIRAAVTGYLDTVADAVARDGVTVNTVQPGSHATERLRRLAGDLDQVARRIPVGFVGDPRDFGAVVAFLCSEHARFITGTSLLVDGGEYRGVM
- a CDS encoding cobalamin-binding protein, giving the protein MLMRVVSLLPSATEIVASLGRGDWLVGRSSECDHPSWVRRLPVVSRARLEPGLGLDEIDRRVSEQIRGGEPLYELDVGLLEELRPDLVVTQDLCPVCAVSSERVLGALESCGFGSSRILALDPHTLEDVLDDIARVGEVLDCRDRAASLVARLRARIDAVMESHRPVRRPRVAVLEWVDPPYSAGHWIPEMVHLAGGEEVTGAVGEPSRAITWESLADARPDIIVVAPCGFRLADAEEQAARVLQRAELADTAAVRSGRVHAVDADAEFARPGPRLVDGVETLARIVRGS